TTGTATCAATTCTAACTTAATTTTAATGGGATGCAAAACTTTAtctccatttcctctttcctcctttggAATCTAGGAGGAGTGTCATAGAAATTACATCTTAGCCATTATAtctgttttgtatttattgttttataaagttttctttctaatctaataagagaaaaatgagttACAGACAAATATACGTTTATAACtatttgtattaatttcctattgttgctgtaacaattaccacaaacttagtggttttAAATAGGAAAAACTTATTCCCTTACAATACTAGaagtaagaaattaaaatgcCTTCATGGGGTTTTGACCAGAGTCAGCAGATAtccacttctttgtttttttcaacttCTGGAGCTGAATTTCTTGTAGTCCTTGGCTTATGTCCccttcattcatctttttttttttttttaagttctagggtacatgtggataatgtgcaggtttgttacatatgtatacctgtgccatgttggcgtgctgcacccatcaactcgtcagcacccatcaactcgtcatttacatcaggtataactcccaatgcaatccctcctcccttccctctccccttgataggccccggtgtgtgatgttccccttcccgagtccaagtgatctcattgttcagttcccacctatgagtgagaacatgtggtgtttggttttctgttcttgcgatagtttgctgagaatgatggtttccagctgcatccatgtccctacaaaggacacaaactcatccttttttatggctgcatagtattccatggtgtatatgtgccacattttcttaatccagtctgtcactgatggacatttgggttgattccaagtctttgctattgtgaatagtgctgcaataaacatacgtgtgcatgtgtctttatagcagcatgatttataatcctttgggtatatacccagtaatgggatggctgggtcatatggtacttctagttctagatccttgaggaatcgccatactgttttccataatggttgaactagtttacaatcccaccaacagtgtaaaagtgttcctatttctccacatcctctccagcatctgttgtgtcctgactttttaatgattgccattctaactggtgtgagatggtatctcattgtggttttgatttgcatttctctgatggccagtgatgatgagcattttttcatgtgtctgttggctgtatgaatgtcttcttttgagaactgtctggtcatatcctttgcccacttttcaatggggttatttgtttttttcttgtaaatttgtttgagttctttgtaggttctggatattagccctttgtcagatgagtagattgcaaaaattttctcccattctgtaggttgcctgttcactctgatggtagtttcttttgctgtgcacaagctctttagtttaattagatcccatttgtcaatattggcttttgttgccgttgcttttggtgttttagacatgaagaaatggataatttcctggacacttacactctcccaagactaaaccaggaagaagctgaattcctgaatagaccaatagcaggctctgaaattgaggcaataattaatagcctaccaaccaaaaaacgtccaggaccagatggattcacagctgaattctaccagaggtacaagaaggagctggtaccattccttctgaaactattccaatcaatagaaaaagagggaatcctccctaactcattttatgaggccaacatcatcatgataccaaagcctggcagagacacaacaaaaaaagagaattttagaccaatatcccttcaTTCATCTTAAAAGCCAGCAGCATGATATCTTCAAATGTCTatctgcttccatcatcacatacctttctttctcttttgtgtcAAATTTCCATGTGTCTCCGTATAGGAacacttgtgattgcatttagggcccacctagataattcaggataattaAGATACTTAATAACATCTCAAGATACATAATAACATCTTCAAAGTCTCTTTTTGGCATAAAAGGTAACATTCATAGGTTCCAGGGGTTTGGACAGGCATAACTTTTGGAAACCCACTATTCTGTCTACCACacagtcttttatatttacctatttaGTTACCTTACtagtgttctttatttcttcacgTGGATTAATGTTACTCTctagtgttttctaatttcagCATGAAGGACTCCTTGATATTTCTTGTTGGACAGTGCTGCTAGTTAAAATTACTCACTGTTTGTTATTTGGGAGTGCCTTAATTTTTCCTCAAAGTTTTAAGTAGAGTTTCCAAAGAAGTGTTAGTTAAGTCTTTTTCCTTCAACTTTCTGAAAATGTCATCTTACTGTCTTCTGGCCTCCGTGATTTCTGATAAAAAGTCAGCTGTATATTTGTGTTTTCCATCAAGTTCAAAAAGTATTTTGTCactgtttcttcaaatatattttcctccaccttttctttttcctctctttatgGAATTCCCTTTGTGCCTATGCTTGTATGCTTGATGGTGTACCATGGTTCTTTAATGTCtctatatttttctccatttttctttattttcttgttccttATACTCATGATCTTCATTTACCTATcctcaagttcactgattctttcttcattcacttCAAACCCATTACTGAGCTGCTCTAGCAAGTTTTTCATTCCAGTTATTTTccattcaatggagaaaagttagtcttttccacaaatggtactggaaaagTTGGATATTCtcatgcaaaagaaagaagttgtaCTATTATCTcatatcatttataaaaattaactaaaagttaatcaaatacttaatgtaaaatttaaaactatgaaaaccttagaagaaaaataggagaaagcTTGATGACATTGGTCTTGGCTGTTGCTTCTTCAATATGACACACAAAGTATCAGCAACAAAAAGGTACAAATTGATCaatatttaatacttttgtgCATCACAGGACagtgtcaagagaatgaaaatgcaGCTTACaggacaaaagaaaatatttgcaggtcTATATCTGATGAGGGATTAAAATccagaacatattttaaaattttcataagtCAGTGACAACACCAAAAATCCACATagaacccaatttaaaaatgggcaaataaattgaatcaacatttctccaaagatatgcaaatggccaataagcacatgaaaatatgcccaacatcactaatcattaaggaaatgtaaatcaaaagcacagtgagataccacttcatgcCCATTAGGATCATTgttatcaaaaaaataataagtgttggtgagtgCTATGGTCTAAATTTGTTCCCACCAAAATATATGTTGATATTTCATCCCCCTAGTGGTGGTGTTGGGACATGAGGTCTGGTGGTAGATGtgtggatcatggggatggatcactcatgaatggcttggtggtACTCTGGAGGTAGTTAGTGAGTTCACACTCTGATGAGACTGGATTAGTTATCACTGGAATGGGTTAGTTCCCCAGAAAGTGGGTTGTTGTAAAGCCAGGACACCCCTTGTGTTTTATCTCTTTGCACATCTCTGCTTTCCCTTTGAACTTCTCTGCAATGTTTTGACCTAATACATGGCTTGCAATAGAGGAAAAGCAGATCtgggtgccatgcttcttgtatttcccagcccacagaaccatgagctaaataaacctcttttctttataaattacccatcttcaggtattctgttttaacaacacaaaatggactaaggcaagtaggatatggagaaattagaacgcttgcacactgctggtgggaatctAAAATTATACAGCCACTAGGGAAAACATTATGGCCTTTCTTCAAAAACTTAACATAAAATCACTATATTTCATTTCTGGGTATATgccaaaaataattgaaaacaggctCTGGAACAGGTATTTATACACCCGTGTTCCTAGCAGTATTATCAACAGTAGCTAAAAGGTGGAAGCAAGTCAAATGTacatcaagagatgaatggattACCAATATGTTATATGtacatacaaaagaatattaGTCAGCTTTAGAAAGGAACAAAATTCTGCTACATGCTAAAAAATTagtgaaccttaaaaacattatactaggtgaaagaagccagacatcaAAGGGCGCATacagtatgattccacttatgtgagatACCTAGAAAAGTCAAATTcatatagacagaaagtagaatagtggttaccaggggatATAGGGAGAGGAAAATGGGGACTAGGAAGCTATTGTTTATgcgtacagagtttcagtttgtaATGACACAAAATTCCTGGAGATGAATGCCAGTGATGattctaaaacagaaataaattgtaCATTTACAAATGGCTACGGTGTAAactttatattatgtatatttttccacaattaaaaatatccaaaaacttaactattttaaagtgaacaatgcaatgacatttagtacattcacaacaTTGTGCAACTACAACCTCTGTCTAGTTCCAAaccatttccatcaccccaaagtAAAATCCGTCACCCACAAAGCAGTTTTTGATCGTTACTGTCTCCCTTAGTCCTTGATAACCACCAGTATGTGTTATATCTTCTATCAATCTActaggactgctataacaaaatgccacagactgggaggtttaaatagtataaatttatttttcacagttctggaggctgaaagttcaAGATCATGGTGTCAGCAggcttggtttctcctgaggcctttcTTTTTGGCTTGCTGATGGCTGCCTTTGCTCTTCAAGTCtcatattctattttaatttatgtttttagttgagaagtaaaaattgtatatatttatggtgcaCAAAATTATGTTTTGATATCTTTATACATTGTGGAAGTACTGAATCAAACAATATAACACATACATTAACTCACATACCAATcaatttttgtggtgagaacacttaaagtcCTAGCAATTTTCAAGTAGACAATAttatgttattaactatagtcaccatggtATAATTGATTAGTGAACATATTCCTTTCTAACTGAAATTCCTTGAAGTTCCTTGAACTTTATATTTACAGTCTTACTTTACTTTGCAGaagatttaatttgttttttacatgGTGAATGTCAGTCTTTCCCTTTatgatttaatgttttaaaatttttattttagtttttaaaattattttttgtgtccATATACATCTTCTCCTTACTGCTCCTTTCCCTGAATTTAGGcgaacatttatattttattttagttattttattggtttgtttttaacataatCTGGATAAAAATGTATGCACAAGTGATCCGCAAACTCTAATGTGCATCAAAATCACCTAAAGACTGTTGACAATGTAGCTATCTCAGCACCATTACCAAAGAGTGGATTTTGGATGGGGCcagaattatgtattttaaacacGCTCCAAGCGGAACTCTGAAGTATTTGATCGGCTAACAAAGTTGGACGAACactggcaaatattttcttaaaaagatgTTGTTGTGATTTGGGGGTATAATTCCTCCCCTAGGGTATTTCTTTCATAAGATATAAATTCTTTATAAACAAATTAACCTGGTTAGGGTAACACAATCAGGGGTAGTACAGCGAAAATAAGCCAAAGATATTTTAGCCACAAATTTCACTCACCTCTCAACTCTACATTGGAATCACCATGGGATCTTTCACACTAAGGATCTGTTGGTCCCACTTTTAATGAGTCTGACTCAACTGGTTGGAGTTGGGTCCTGAGCTCCACTTTAAAGTATCGTCAGGTATTTCAAATCTGAAGCAAGGATTGAGAACTTATGCACTAAagacaatagcatcaaaaaaataaaaagtagttgtCTCTTTAAGAAGGGCACTGTCTAATAGGGAAATAATGCCTGATGTATATAGATTAATTAAATTCTACGTAGTGTTTTCACAGGTCTCAGATCTACCAATCAACCAACTACCCATTTCTATATAATATAAGGTGGGGAGAGGGGTGTCTGGGATTGACTAAAGCTGGGGCCTCCACTTTAATTCATGTAAGTCCAGAGATGTCTGATTAACTAGGGTACAGTGAGTATGGagtgaaacacatttttttctgaatttctagcCAGTTCTTCAGGCAATTTTGATGCAACTGGTCTATATAGGACATGTTGATAAACACTGACATATATGTTAAGATAAGTGCATTTTTTTGGAAATTGGCATATAATGCTTCTTCTTCTGTGTTCCTTTTAAATTGCAAGCTACAGTCTGTAGGGAaaagaagtccttgcccataaATCATCAGAAGCAACCCTGGGTCCAGATCGCAGGATTCAACTCAGTTATAACTAACCGTTGTGCCCTACAACTTATCAGGCCCTATACTAAACACTAAGGGTACCAGcataaatgagacaaaatatttaCTGTGAGAAGGGCACAGTTTAGTGGGAAACAGTGATGACTGtgaacaatgttttaaaattgggatTCATCTACCAGATCCCCAGTTCCTGCCATTATTTCTCATCAATCTGTAATTAGAGGTTTATTTGGCACAGCAAATCTCAAAGCAAAGGAAGAGGGAAACTTATCTGGATCCGTGTAAGTTAGTGTAGACTACTGGGGACTCCTGAAGTCAGGGTGGTGTGAACCAGAGTAGTCTTGGGAACATAAAATTATCCCTACAACTCCTGTGTATGTGCAGAATGAAACCTGTAGCAATGTCTGCACAGAAAATTGATAGTCAACGAGACTTGGCTATTTTCATCAGAGGATGGAAGAGATAATCCAATTCCGAGCACACTATCATGAGCGTCACTCAAATTTGTctgggagaaggggaagaggaaagaagtaTGAGAAAACCATAAAGGGCTGTTTGCATTTACAAGCAGTGTTGGTGAAGTATCCACCTGGTTTAAGTATAACTCTAAAGCAGGGAGGGACACtctatacatttttgaaaaggcaAAATGGGGAATCAGACTACTGAAGGTTCCAGAGAAATCAGTGGGTCTTTGTCATGTTCAGGAGTCCAGTACATCTGCAGTGGTAGAAGCCAGTGGAGGGAGCAAAATGCAAGTGAAGAGGAAGATGTGCCTAATAGTTATGGCATTATGCAGAAAAGAAAGGCAGAGCAGCAGATGAatagaaaagcatttaaaattgagcatccctaatccaaaaatccaaaatcgaAGTGCTCCAAAATCCAAGGCTTTTTGAACATGACATGATGCTACTAATGGAAAATTTCACACCTGACTTCATATCcacaaactttgtttcacacgcaaaattattaaaagtattgtataaaattaccttcacgcctggcgcagtggctcacgcctgtaatcccagcactttgggaggccgaggcaggcggatcatgaggtcaggagattgagaccatcctgactaacatggtgaaacccgtctctactaaaaatacaagaaaaaaaaaaattagccggacgtggttgcaggcgcctgtagtcccagctactcgtgaggttgaggcaggagaatggagtgaacctgggaggcggagtttgcagtgagctgagatggcgccactgcactctagcctgggccacagagcaagactccgtctcaaaaaaaaaaaaaaaattaccttcaggctatgtgtttgaggtgtatataaaattaaatgaatttcatgtttagagtTGGGTTTCATcctcaagatatctcattatgtacatgcaaatattctaaaaacttaaaaaaaaaaaaaaacagaaatctgaaatacttctagtcccaagcattttggataatgGATTTTGAACCTGTACTCACCTGGAAATCAATTGGACTTGCTGATAGGCACTCTCCTTGGAATCTTCCCTAAAAATGAAGGGCACCTGGAGGGCTGGAGCCTTGCATGTATAAACAGAGCAAGACACAGAGCTCAGTCATTACCTCATTTGATTCCCACAGCGGCCCTCCAAGGCATTTATAATGTAATGTATCTGTAATTATCAGGTACATGTTTCTAAATGAGAGATCCATAGATAATATAAGATTTACATGTCTTTAAACTGTGTTTCAAGTGTTTATTAATTGCCCCCATTTCCTATATAAGCTGATTGGCAAGTTCCTTGCttgttaccttttctttttcctggaacATATGAAACACATGTATTCATTTTGGAAAAGTGAGAAAAAACagataagcaagaaaaaaataaagaaattaaaaagtaccAGTAACTATACAACATAGATAAAGCACATTCTGGTTTTCactcattcatatatatatatgtgtgtgtgtgtgtgtatttcatatatattatatattttatatatagtgtgCATACGTACACATCTAAATGAAATAGTCTATCTATAGACTGCTTTTAAATTGCTTTGTTAACATTACAGTATGCAATAAACATCTTTCCACGACAGTTGATGAAAGTCCTCTTCTGACAGAAAAACTTACAGACTAGGTCAAAATGCAATCTCCAATCAGAAAATTGCAGAAGAATGCCAAAAGGTCCACATTAATGGTACACCAGGAAAAATGTGAATTTAGAAAGCAGGGATTTTATGATTATTAACCTCCAGATTCAAGGCATAAGGCAAAACTCATCATGATGATCATGGGGAGGGGGGTCCCCTATAAGAATGTGCAGACTGTACCTCAACTGAAGTTCCCTAATTTTCCTCCTTAGCTCTCTCATCTCCTCCATGAACCGTTCCAtatcatctccatctccatctatCATATCAATGTTATCGACAAGCCTATTGGGCACATCTTCTCCAAAATCCTGGGCAGGTGGAGCCCAAACCCCTCTAACATTTCCTTCTGGCTCTTGGTCTTCACCACCTCCTAAAGAGGGAGCTTCATTCTGCACTGGGGCCTTCTCCACAACTTTGTTTTCCTTGGGGACATTTTCCatgttgagtttttttcctggtttttttttttttttttttttttttttttcttcctagaagATAAAAAACAAGAAGAGGGAGTGGATGCTTGATAGGATTCAGAGTTCTGTTTGGCAAAGGTTTTCCCACCTGAGAAACTGTGAACCCTGTAGGGGAAGCCCCAGACCCAGCGCTGCTGCAAGGCCCTCCATTTTCCCTGAAAATCCCTTCCCCAGGCCACTCCTACCACCAAAATGCAGGACgagttgggggagggggacaaTCATAGAGAGACCAGACTTCACCTCCCTGGGATCCTAATAAGCTCTCCAGGAGCGCCCCAGACCTCGCCCCTCTACTCCCTTCTTCCCTCATCAGACACAGGGCTGTCATTTTATGAAGACTCTCCTAAGTTTCTCCTGCACTCAACTCTGGCAGGAAGGGCTGTGAGTCACCCAGATTCTGCTCTGATCCTTGATACCCCTACACCAGAGGGCCCCAGGCAACCTCCTGCCTTCAGGGATCAGAGGCAATCTTTCTCTCTTAGCCTTGAAAACGCACTTAAAGACCTGCAGACAAATGCGATAATTACCAGGACTGATCTTTTAATCAAAGGACCAGTAATGAGAGTTGATTTAGGGTTCTCCTAGTATTAGTACCTTCTGTTTCTCCTCCATCCTGTCTCACGACTTCTTTTCCTACCCTGTGACAGGCTATCCCACCTTCCAGAAATAGGCATCAAAGATGATTATTTCCAAAACGTTTTAACCTCTTCTTTAGGCTCCCATCTCTACTGTTTCCTCCTACTGTCATCTAGTTACCATTTCTGGACTGCAGACAACTTGCCTGGCGGGGGAGTTAGAAGAGCTTGCTGAATGGATACGTAGTTTATTCACAAAGAATTTCAATCTAGGTATCCATCAGGCCTTCTCTCCACCCGATCCCCACTCCCATGCCCACCATTTTATGCATCAAGATGGACGATGAGTGAAGAGGTATGTGGGCATTGCAAACTAGGACCTGCTGCGGTCTCTGCGCTTTGTCATTCTCACTCCAGGATCTACAAGTAGCGCCCAGGCTTACACCGACCCACCTGCTGGGACCAAAACAGTTTCTCGCTCCTCGCCTCTGTCCCGCAGTCAGAAGCTCGCCCGCTCAACTGCCGCAATAGGGACCTGCTTTCCAGACCTGATCTCTGTCCCCCTCCTCTGCAGCAATTCCTCTCCTCGGCCCCCGCAGCCTATCATTTCCAGCTCTAAATGGGTAGAAGGTGAAGAAAAGATATCTAGAAGGCAGGCCTAAAACTTTGGTAGGGTCCGCCCTCCCCACACCTTGGTCACCGGCTGCACCTCCCTCCCGCGGCCCAGCAGGAAGCAGGCTATTTCCTTTCAGTCTCCTCCACCGGCCGGACTCCATCAGACATTGCCCAATGGCCGGCCTCCTAGGAGATCTCAAATGGTACCCATTCTCAATCCGGCCCCCTCGGGAGATCCTCTCCCCAGTCGCTCCATTTCTCACACTAAACGGGTGTGTATCTGGAAAGGGGTAGATAATCCAGTCCTAGACCCGCTCTGGTCTTTGCCTTCTGCAGCTCTCACACCGTTCAGCGCCCACCAACCTGTCAGGGCGCAGGGGTCGGCTTCTACCACTTTCCTCCTTTCCAGGGCAGCTGGCTCGCTTGCCTTCAGGGCAACAGCTAGCCGTCGCACGGCCAGCGATGACTACCAAACTGCAACTAGGAGAAACTAATCCACGCATTGGCTCTGGGTCTCCTAAGGCCCACGTCACTGTGAGCTCAGATTTCCAAATACCATTCACACCCGCAGTACGGCAGGAGGGTGGGGGCGGGACTGTAGGTGGGGCCACCTTTCTCTGCATTCCTGCTTTCTCCACCACTACCGCAGGCTACTACCCAaccctccatttttttttaatgtagcgaTCCCCAAGACCAAACGGGTCATAATACTTTGTATTTGACTTGCTGTGGTTTCTGCTGGAGGTTTTAAAGAATCGCTTCTTCCTCTTCTATACCCCTAAACGCACACTTCTCTCCCCTTCACGTCCAGCAAGTAAAGCCCTAACAGTATTGTAAGTCTTGGTCCCAGATTGGACCCTGGAGTAGGGGTGGGGAGCGAGAAGCTAGGAAGTCCGGAAAATAGGCAGGAAGTGgtattcaaaatttttttcacttaaactactttcctttttgtttgcttatttgtttgttattttgtttttcatcagcatgcattcattttgttgttgttttcataacTAGACAATACAATTAttttcaggagttcaagatcagcctggccaagatggtgaaaccccgactcttctaaaaatacaaaaattagctgggcgtggtggcaggcgcctgtaatcccagctactcgggaggctgaggcaggagaattgcttgaacctgggtggcagaagttgcagtgagcggagatagcgccattgcactccaagcctgggtgatagagtgagactccgtcagaaaaagaaagaagaaagacagaaggaaggaaggaaggaaggaaggaaggaaggaaggaaggaaggaaggaaggaaggaaggaaggaaggaaggaaggaaggaaggaaggaaagggaaaagggtgAGTTTTCTTGTGAAGGAGCTCTATCTTCATGTCCTTCCATGAAGTGATGCATTGAGTCTAATAGAGCCTCCCTGGTGGATTTTCATGTTTTGAGAACCTGTGACAAACTGATGATCTCCTCTAAATTGTA
This portion of the Macaca thibetana thibetana isolate TM-01 chromosome X, ASM2454274v1, whole genome shotgun sequence genome encodes:
- the BEX5 gene encoding protein BEX5, with product MENVPKENKVVEKAPVQNEAPSLGGGEDQEPEGNVRGVWAPPAQDFGEDVPNRLVDNIDMIDGDGDDMERFMEEMRELRRKIRELQLRYSLHILIGDPPPHDHHDEFCLMP